One window of Myxocyprinus asiaticus isolate MX2 ecotype Aquarium Trade chromosome 4, UBuf_Myxa_2, whole genome shotgun sequence genomic DNA carries:
- the LOC127439995 gene encoding proline-rich protein 36-like isoform X1 has product MVHELLSDNMVSKEPNHLPTAHSHSNGNSDKTPTTMTVRSVLLNRNSPDIESRLKRRRSRTQQVRFKDLEDDGESKDKNEKVRSNSPMELPNWKKELTNGPSLVGSVRGDMENTIGAVTAFLKRAPPHPLTPGPTRRCWVPTHPCSLTLPLPSQPCRSTAIQTSPSLQKPPLLCSTQTRSHSLGGHWDDDDSSDELIAHVDYPHCRSQKSLVQLCTPTEQSRCQTTEDNQSALLSRATPQLQPCSSAPQKRSGRRGQRKYLSRAASDPGKPEPPCTSPTKTLSTNKNHHESSQSKKAPSKSVAPRTLSSDLVPPQCSQTPNFVHNVPCSVSSTQTEPNCVSKKQTVQDPTKAPFQTSLPNSTSTSPEIDPASCPSQMAPSPLPTSQTSSTCPKETTNVQSQCCLPLTVVPCASLSQTEHASLASTQSEPLCTTTAQVTSTVTTSSTHVQSCTSPTKTTRQCCMPATQTMTNCKTPPIPESHCISDSHIEPKPPAQSGPCCQTLEEATPCSNIASQNATSCCEGVPAVASVISQKTPTQPMTCNNTPNQPVYCVISPTQAVNPIQPVPNCKIPNQNVPFGRSATPVQTAIKLSTHTSTPIQPTPSCIIPIQSIPYCAQDKPGATTTFGSPTQHDPSHNFPTQTLPHMTSFSPRPPCAIAPHIASHFKGPVPAAAHCIPIAQTAMCILDSQNVPVLIYSHSTEPMPGKLTAVQTLPHCNSSVQNAVSCNSPSQIVQNFKTSIQTVPHSKSFPQNMSPILGPREAMAYASNPQETVRPSTNFRHSLPPYACPPQTALLYSNTEASPTPPQAFCSTQERQDRREFMLPPPPPPPPPYTPRKEGSSTPGQPRKPPVPKVENNNMEKERGKTGVAKPNAEARTQHKRGETPPPIPPKTKARATVRPTCVSSRRAILGPESQSNANHLPPAAGMNTQAPLGPAEGQADTLRQVQELLGGLMSGAKCKLDLAKAKEKLFGPNGPLYDIGTLQSQLHSLEGVLETSQNTIKVLLDVIQDLEKKEAERDGRHSYRTGQDIENCGTCRDCACIIYSVEHDFRLQEGQVTRVWKVPEQQESEQSSPQLVFPPQRQQDSPHALQTVKKSRRKCFWFL; this is encoded by the coding sequence ATGGTTCATGAACTACTCTCAGATAACATGGTGAGCAAAGAGCCCAATCATTTGCCAACTGCTCACAGCCACAGCAATGGCAACTCAGACAAAACACCCACCACCATGACTGTGCGCTCCGTACTGCTTAACCGGAACTCTCCAGATATTGAGAGCAGACTTAAACGCAGACGAAGCCGCACGCAGCAGGTACGCTTTAAGGATTTAGAGGATGATGGTGAGTCCAAGGATAAAAATGAGAAAGTGAGGAGCAACAGCCCAATGGAACTCCCAAACTGGAAAAAGGAGTTGACTAATGGGCCCTCTCTGGTGGGATCAGTCCGTGGGGACATGGAAAATACAATAGGGGCAGTGACTGCATTTTTGAAGAGAGCTCCACCACATCCACTTACCCCTGGGCCCACCAGACGCTGCTGGGTCCCAACACATCCATGTTCACTCACACTGCCGCTACCAAGTCAGCCATGCAGGAGTACGGCCATCCAAACCTCACCCAGCTTGCAGAAACCTCCCTTGCTCTGCTCCACACAGACTCGAAGTCACAGCCTGGGGGGACACTGGGATGACGATGATTCCTCTGATGAGCTGATTGCACATGTCGACTATCCACACTGTAGATCACAGAAGAGCCTAGTCCAACTGTGTACCCCGACTGAGCAATCAAGGTGCCAAACAACTGAGGACAATCAATCTGCCCTTTTGAGTAGAGCAACACCACAACTCCAGCCATGTTCCTCTGCACCACAAAAACGGTCTGGAAGAAGGGGACAGAGGAAGTACTTAAGCAGAGCAGCAAGTGATCCTGGGAAACCCGAGCCTCCTTGTACTTCCCCAACAAAAACTTTATCCACTAACAAAAACCACCATGAGTCTAGCCAATCCAAGAAAGCCCCTTCAAAATCCGTGGCTCCTAGAACTTTATCATCAGATCTGGTACCTCCACAGTGTTCTCAGACCCCCAACTTCGTCCATAATGTGCCATGTAGTGTCTCTTCCACACAGACTGAACCAAATTGTGTTTCTAAAAAACAAACTGTCCAAGACCCCACCAAGGCCCCTTTCCAAACAAGCCTTCCCAACAGTACTTCTACATCTCCAGAGATAGACCCTGCCTCTTGCCCATCTCAAATGGCACCATCTCCTTTGCCAACCTCTCAAACTTCTTCcacctgtcccaaagaaactacAAATGTACAATCACAATGTTGCCTACCACTGACTGTAGTTCCCTGCGCCTCTTTGTCACAAACGGAGCATGCCAGTTTGGCCTCAACTCAATCTGAGCCTTTGTGCACTACCACAGCACAAGTCACGTCCACTGTCACCACATCATCAACACACGTCCAATCATGCACGTCTCCTACTAAAACTACTAGGCAGTGTTGCATGCCTGCTACTCAAACCATGACAAATTGTAAGACTCCCCCAATTCCTGAGTCTCACTGTATTTCTGATTCCCATATAGAACCAAAACCACCTGCTCAATCCGGACCTTGTTGCCAGACATTGGAAGAAGCCACTCCATGCTCCAATATAGCTAGCCAAAATGCAACATCCTGTTGTGAAGGAGTACCTGCTGTTGCCTCGGTGATCAGCCAAAAGACTCCAACACAACCCATGACGTGCAATAACACCCCTAATCAACCTGTATACTGTGTAATATCTCCAACACAAGCTGTAAATCCTATTCAACCTGTGCCAAACTGTAAGATCCCAAATCAAAATGTGCCATTTGGTAGGTCTGCTACCCCTGTGCAAACTGCTATCAAGTTATCAACACACACCTCAACACCTATTCAACCTACACCATCTTGTATAATTCCCATACAGTCTATACCATACTGTGCCCAAGACAAACCAGGTGCCACCACAACCTTTGGCTCTCCTACACAACATGACCCATCTCATAATTTTCCAACACAAACACTCCCTCACATGACATCATTTTCTCCCAGGCCACCCTGTGCCATTGCTCCACACATTGCATCACACTTTAAGGGCCCCGTTCCAGCTGCTGCACACTGCATCCCTATTGCACAAACTGCAATGTGCATTTTGGATTCTCAAAATGTGCCCGTTCTTATTTACAGCCATTCCACAGAACCTATGCCAGGTAAACTCACCGCTGTGCAAACATTGCCACACTGCAACTCCAGTGTGCAAAATGCAGTGTCTTGCAACAGCCCCTCTCAAATTGTGCAAAACTTTAAGACTTCAATACAAACAGTTCCACACTCCAAATCGTTTCCACAAAATATGTCACCTATTCTTGGTCCACGCGAGGCTATGGCGTATGCTAGTAATCCCCAGGAAACTGTGCGTCCCTCTACCAATTTCAGGCATTCCTTACCTCCATATGCTTGCCCTCCACAGACTGCTCTGCTTTACTCTAACACTGAGGCAAGCCCCACTCCTCCTCAGGCCTTTTGCAGCACTCAGGAACGACAAGACCGGAGAGAGTTTATGCTTCCTCCAccacctcctccacctcctccataCACGCCCCGCAAAGAGGGCTCCTCGACTCCAGGACAACCCCGCAAGCCTCCAGTCCCCAAAGTTGAGAACAACAACatggaaaaagagagagggaaaactGGGGTTGCAAAGCCAAATGCTGAAGCACGTACTCAGCATAAGAGAGGTGAAACTCCACCTCCTATCCCTCCCAAAACTAAGGCGAGAGCCACGGTTAGGCCCACCTGTGTAAGCAGTCGACGTGCAATCCTCGGCCCTGAATCCCAGTCCAATGCAAACCACCTGCCCCCAGCTGCAGGGATGAACACCCAGGCCCCTCTTGGACCAGCAGAGGGCCAGGCAGACACACTGCGGCAGGTGCAAGAGTTGCTGGGAGGGCTCATGTCGGGGGCTAAGTGTAAGCTGGATCTGGCAAAGGCAAAAGAAAAACTTTTTGGCCCAAACGGCCCTCTGTACGACATTGGGACTTTGCAGTCTCAGTTGCACAGCCTGGAAGGGGTGCTGGAGACCAGCCAGAACACCATCAAGGTTTTACTGGATGTCATTCAGGATCTGGAGAAGAAGGAGGCTGAGCGagatgg
- the LOC127439995 gene encoding proline-rich protein 36-like isoform X2 translates to MVHELLSDNMVSKEPNHLPTAHSHSNGNSDKTPTTMTVRSVLLNRNSPDIESRLKRRRSRTQQVRFKDLEDDGESKDKNEKVRSNSPMELPNWKKELTNGPSLVGSVRGDMENTIGAVTAFLKRAPPHPLTPGPTRRCWVPTHPCSLTLPLPSQPCRSTAIQTSPSLQKPPLLCSTQTRSHSLGGHWDDDDSSDELIAHVDYPHCRSQKSLVQLCTPTEQSRCQTTEDNQSALLSRATPQLQPCSSAPQKRSGRRGQRKYLSRAASDPGKPEPPCTSPTKTLSTNKNHHESSQSKKAPSKSVAPRTLSSDLVPPQCSQTPNFVHNVPCSVSSTQTEPNCVSKKQTVQDPTKAPFQTSLPNSTSTSPEIDPASCPSQMAPSPLPTSQTSSTCPKETTNVQSQCCLPLTVVPCASLSQTEHASLASTQSEPLCTTTAQVTSTVTTSSTHVQSCTSPTKTTRQCCMPATQTMTNCKTPPIPESHCISDSHIEPKPPAQSGPCCQTLEEATPCSNIASQNATSCCEGVPAVASVISQKTPTQPMTCNNTPNQPVYCVISPTQAVNPIQPVPNCKIPNQNVPFGRSATPVQTAIKLSTHTSTPIQPTPSCIIPIQSIPYCAQDKPGATTTFGSPTQHDPSHNFPTQTLPHMTSFSPRPPCAIAPHIASHFKGPVPAAAHCIPIAQTAMCILDSQNVPVLIYSHSTEPMPGKLTAVQTLPHCNSSVQNAVSCNSPSQIVQNFKTSIQTVPHSKSFPQNMSPILGPREAMAYASNPQETVRPSTNFRHSLPPYACPPQTALLYSNTEASPTPPQAFCSTQERQDRREFMLPPPPPPPPPYTPRKEGSSTPGQPRKPPVPKVENNNMEKERGKTGVAKPNAEARTQHKRGETPPPIPPKTKARATVRPTCVSSRRAILGPESQSNANHLPPAAGMNTQAPLGPAEGQADTLRQVQELLGGLMSGAKCKLDLAKAKEKLFGPNGPLYDIGTLQSQLHSLEGVLETSQNTIKVLLDVIQDLEKKEAERDGHSYRTGQDIENCGTCRDCACIIYSVEHDFRLQEGQVTRVWKVPEQQESEQSSPQLVFPPQRQQDSPHALQTVKKSRRKCFWFL, encoded by the coding sequence ATGGTTCATGAACTACTCTCAGATAACATGGTGAGCAAAGAGCCCAATCATTTGCCAACTGCTCACAGCCACAGCAATGGCAACTCAGACAAAACACCCACCACCATGACTGTGCGCTCCGTACTGCTTAACCGGAACTCTCCAGATATTGAGAGCAGACTTAAACGCAGACGAAGCCGCACGCAGCAGGTACGCTTTAAGGATTTAGAGGATGATGGTGAGTCCAAGGATAAAAATGAGAAAGTGAGGAGCAACAGCCCAATGGAACTCCCAAACTGGAAAAAGGAGTTGACTAATGGGCCCTCTCTGGTGGGATCAGTCCGTGGGGACATGGAAAATACAATAGGGGCAGTGACTGCATTTTTGAAGAGAGCTCCACCACATCCACTTACCCCTGGGCCCACCAGACGCTGCTGGGTCCCAACACATCCATGTTCACTCACACTGCCGCTACCAAGTCAGCCATGCAGGAGTACGGCCATCCAAACCTCACCCAGCTTGCAGAAACCTCCCTTGCTCTGCTCCACACAGACTCGAAGTCACAGCCTGGGGGGACACTGGGATGACGATGATTCCTCTGATGAGCTGATTGCACATGTCGACTATCCACACTGTAGATCACAGAAGAGCCTAGTCCAACTGTGTACCCCGACTGAGCAATCAAGGTGCCAAACAACTGAGGACAATCAATCTGCCCTTTTGAGTAGAGCAACACCACAACTCCAGCCATGTTCCTCTGCACCACAAAAACGGTCTGGAAGAAGGGGACAGAGGAAGTACTTAAGCAGAGCAGCAAGTGATCCTGGGAAACCCGAGCCTCCTTGTACTTCCCCAACAAAAACTTTATCCACTAACAAAAACCACCATGAGTCTAGCCAATCCAAGAAAGCCCCTTCAAAATCCGTGGCTCCTAGAACTTTATCATCAGATCTGGTACCTCCACAGTGTTCTCAGACCCCCAACTTCGTCCATAATGTGCCATGTAGTGTCTCTTCCACACAGACTGAACCAAATTGTGTTTCTAAAAAACAAACTGTCCAAGACCCCACCAAGGCCCCTTTCCAAACAAGCCTTCCCAACAGTACTTCTACATCTCCAGAGATAGACCCTGCCTCTTGCCCATCTCAAATGGCACCATCTCCTTTGCCAACCTCTCAAACTTCTTCcacctgtcccaaagaaactacAAATGTACAATCACAATGTTGCCTACCACTGACTGTAGTTCCCTGCGCCTCTTTGTCACAAACGGAGCATGCCAGTTTGGCCTCAACTCAATCTGAGCCTTTGTGCACTACCACAGCACAAGTCACGTCCACTGTCACCACATCATCAACACACGTCCAATCATGCACGTCTCCTACTAAAACTACTAGGCAGTGTTGCATGCCTGCTACTCAAACCATGACAAATTGTAAGACTCCCCCAATTCCTGAGTCTCACTGTATTTCTGATTCCCATATAGAACCAAAACCACCTGCTCAATCCGGACCTTGTTGCCAGACATTGGAAGAAGCCACTCCATGCTCCAATATAGCTAGCCAAAATGCAACATCCTGTTGTGAAGGAGTACCTGCTGTTGCCTCGGTGATCAGCCAAAAGACTCCAACACAACCCATGACGTGCAATAACACCCCTAATCAACCTGTATACTGTGTAATATCTCCAACACAAGCTGTAAATCCTATTCAACCTGTGCCAAACTGTAAGATCCCAAATCAAAATGTGCCATTTGGTAGGTCTGCTACCCCTGTGCAAACTGCTATCAAGTTATCAACACACACCTCAACACCTATTCAACCTACACCATCTTGTATAATTCCCATACAGTCTATACCATACTGTGCCCAAGACAAACCAGGTGCCACCACAACCTTTGGCTCTCCTACACAACATGACCCATCTCATAATTTTCCAACACAAACACTCCCTCACATGACATCATTTTCTCCCAGGCCACCCTGTGCCATTGCTCCACACATTGCATCACACTTTAAGGGCCCCGTTCCAGCTGCTGCACACTGCATCCCTATTGCACAAACTGCAATGTGCATTTTGGATTCTCAAAATGTGCCCGTTCTTATTTACAGCCATTCCACAGAACCTATGCCAGGTAAACTCACCGCTGTGCAAACATTGCCACACTGCAACTCCAGTGTGCAAAATGCAGTGTCTTGCAACAGCCCCTCTCAAATTGTGCAAAACTTTAAGACTTCAATACAAACAGTTCCACACTCCAAATCGTTTCCACAAAATATGTCACCTATTCTTGGTCCACGCGAGGCTATGGCGTATGCTAGTAATCCCCAGGAAACTGTGCGTCCCTCTACCAATTTCAGGCATTCCTTACCTCCATATGCTTGCCCTCCACAGACTGCTCTGCTTTACTCTAACACTGAGGCAAGCCCCACTCCTCCTCAGGCCTTTTGCAGCACTCAGGAACGACAAGACCGGAGAGAGTTTATGCTTCCTCCAccacctcctccacctcctccataCACGCCCCGCAAAGAGGGCTCCTCGACTCCAGGACAACCCCGCAAGCCTCCAGTCCCCAAAGTTGAGAACAACAACatggaaaaagagagagggaaaactGGGGTTGCAAAGCCAAATGCTGAAGCACGTACTCAGCATAAGAGAGGTGAAACTCCACCTCCTATCCCTCCCAAAACTAAGGCGAGAGCCACGGTTAGGCCCACCTGTGTAAGCAGTCGACGTGCAATCCTCGGCCCTGAATCCCAGTCCAATGCAAACCACCTGCCCCCAGCTGCAGGGATGAACACCCAGGCCCCTCTTGGACCAGCAGAGGGCCAGGCAGACACACTGCGGCAGGTGCAAGAGTTGCTGGGAGGGCTCATGTCGGGGGCTAAGTGTAAGCTGGATCTGGCAAAGGCAAAAGAAAAACTTTTTGGCCCAAACGGCCCTCTGTACGACATTGGGACTTTGCAGTCTCAGTTGCACAGCCTGGAAGGGGTGCTGGAGACCAGCCAGAACACCATCAAGGTTTTACTGGATGTCATTCAGGATCTGGAGAAGAAGGAGGCTGAGCGagatgg